Proteins encoded by one window of Branchiostoma floridae strain S238N-H82 chromosome 6, Bfl_VNyyK, whole genome shotgun sequence:
- the LOC118417623 gene encoding RNA-binding protein 12-like, whose amino-acid sequence MAVVIRLQGLPWSASAMDIRSFFSGLTIPDGGVHIVGGDAGDAFIIFASDEDARQAMARTGNTIHGSPITLYLSSRKEMQDRINMSRSTTFDSPAPVATGNVEKTQSPAFGSRNVAPNGSSYAPPPVQESSYSSMSSSSYNSSQFSAAQTCIQLFGLNTNVTVSEIHSLFSGLEIASDGIVIEMDPFGNKTGKAFVKFKSVRDCSAAVRTYKEYLAARHIEVMSCTESQWQIAYDFAKAVQTPAVSYANTNTGMMQRMQPQPRQTQPPPQHSRSPVMPRSGAQQNRAQGTQRPRSRSPIDRTDSMCISLKGLPYTAKDKDVRDFFKGLGIRKVWIDFEDGKAIGSGFVEFKSYGDQKAALRMHKKYMGSRYIEVTSAPSTDMQKHIQKFRETRKAQNEKKKAEAAKKAAAEAEVRKADDARKMEENKRAEENRRAESRRAEEARKAADAEARTKREAEAKKAAEARKAAASATVSAPVPTPSPLKRQASSEPISEPSPAKKQAVEPTPSVSHPPKSEEKAKPEKVSPEAAAEVKVESKADEKTPAKGAKAAEDQSSKAGPEKEKAKHEAGQSDPKAEEKEKASKKPDTKPKKGSKSPGKEAKTTKELDPRAKCCMHVWNLPYKASKREIENFFTGSTIAERGIHMVYTKTGEFSGEVFVEFVSISDCDRAYKLRAKRLGGRMALLRPISREEMRDRMARPTQRDMRTSDKDRDRRQQDRMMPQDQMQDPPRRGPQGPQIPSLLDLPSNAPLGRNVGMPPFQPQMGVQQGPGLVPGGNMNMPNVGGPPAPAFNTNEPLSDIVGIQNLPMTATMEEILDFFYGYPVLKDSVHIHRSDRGDPTGNASVAFPTPQDAMIATRELNGRPMGVKKLRLLLI is encoded by the coding sequence ATGGCTGTGGTAATCCGACTCCAGGGTCTGCCATGGTCGGCCTCCGCCATGGACATTCGATCCTTCTTCTCGGGCCTCACCATTCCCGACGGAGGGGTGCATATCGTGGGTGGGGACGCGGGGGACGCCTTCATAATCTTTGCCTCGGACGAGGACGCCCGCCAGGCGATGGCCCGCACAGGGAACACGATCCACGGCTCGCCCATCACCCTGTACCTCAGCTCCCGCAAGGAGATGCAGGACCGCATCAACATGAGCCGGAGCACCACCTTCGACTCCCCCGCTCCCGTCGCTACTGGCAACGTGGAGAAGACACAGTCTCCCGCTTTTGGTTCCCGCAACGTGGCCCCGAACGGCTCGTCTTATGCCCCTCCTCCGGTACAGGAGAGCAGCTACAGCAGCATGTCCTCCTCGAGCTATAACTCCTCTCAGTTTAGCGCAGCACAGACGTGCATTCAGCTGTTCGGCCTCAACACCAACGTCACAGTGTCGGAGATCCACTCTCTCTTCTCTGGGTTGGAGATCGCCAGCGATGGCATTGTCATTGAGATGGACCCTTTTGGTAACAAAACGGGCAAGGCCTTCGTCAAGTTCAAGTCTGTCCGCGACTGTTCGGCCGCTGTGCGTACTTACAAGGAGTATCTGGCCGCCCGTCACATTGAGGTCATGTCTTGCACAGAGAGCCagtggcagatagcttacgACTTTGCTAAGGCCGTCCAGACCCCGGCCGTCAGCTACGCCAACACTAACACTGGGATGATGCAGAGGATGCAGCCACAGCCTCGTCAGACCCAGCCCCCTCCCCAACACTCCCGTTCTCCCGTCATGCCGAGATCAGGAGCCCAGCAAAACCGGGCGCAAGGTACCCAGCGGCCTCGTTCTCGTTCCCCCATTGATCGCACTGACTCGATGTGTATAAGTCTGAAAGGTCTCCCTTACACCGCAAAGGACAAGGATGTCCGTGACTTCTTCAAAGGCCTGGGCATCAGAAAGGTCTGGATTGACTTTGAGGATGGTAAGGCTATCGGCAGTGGGTTTGTTGAGTTCAAGTCCTATGGTGATCAGAAGGCAGCCCTCAGAATGCATAAGAAATACATGGGAAGCCGGTACATCGAAGTCACCAGTGCACCATCCACCGACATGCAGAAGCATATTCAGAAGTTCCGTGAGACCAGAAAGGCGCAGAATGAGAAGAAGAAGGCTGAAGCAGCGAAGAAAGCAGCTGCCGAAGCTGAAGTCAGGAAGGCTGATGATGCCAGAAAGATGGAGGAAAACAAGCGGGCTGAGGAGAACAGAAGGGCCGAGTCTCGACGGGCAGAAGAGGCCAGGAAGGCTGCTGATGCAGAAGCCAGAACGAAGAGAGAAGCAGAGGCCAAGAAAGCTGCTGAAGCAAGGAAAGCAGCGGCTTCAGCAACAGTGTCTGCGCCAGTGCCCACTCCTTCCCCTCTCAAGCGCCAGGCTTCGTCAGAACCGATCTCCGAGCCCTCGCCGGCAAAGAAACAAGCAGTGGAGCCAACTCCCTCAGTCTCGCATCCTCCCAAGAGCGAAGAGAAAGCAAAGCCAGAAAAAGTGTCACCCGAAGCAGCTGCTGAGGTGAAGGTTGAGTCAAAGGCTGACGAGAAAACTCCAGCAAAGGGGGCAAAGGCAGCAGAAGATCAATCGAGTAAGGCAGGGCCAGAAAAGGAGAAGGCTAAACATGAAGCCGGGCAATCTGATCCCAAAGCTGAAGAAAAGGAGAAAGCTTCCAAGAAGCCAGACACCAAGCCCAAGAAGGGTTCAAAGTCCCCTGGAAAGGAGGCTAAAACTACCAAGGAGCTTGATCCCAGGGCAAAGTGCTGCATGCATGTTTGGAACCTTCCTTACAAAGCGAGTAAACGGGAGATTGAAAACTTCTTCACGGGCAGCACCATTGCTGAGAGGGGTATTCACATGGTGTATACCAAGACGGGAGAGTTCTCGGGCGAGGTCTTTGTTGAGTTTGTTAGCATTTCGGACTGTGACAGGGCTTACAAGCTTCGAGCAAAGCGCCTAGGCGGTCGAATGGCCCTTCTTCGACCCATCTCACGGGAAGAGATGAGGGACCGCATGGCACGGCCTACACAACGCGACATGCGTACCTCGGATAAGGATAGGGATAGGCGGCAGCAAGACCGCATGATGCCTCAAGACCAGATGCAGGATCCCCCTCGCAGGGGGCCACAAGGCCCTCAGATCCCAAGCTTGCTGGACCTGCCCTCCAATGCCCCACTTGGCAGGAATGTCGGCATGCCTCCGTTCCAGCCCCAAATGGGGGTGCAACAGGGCCCTGGGTTAGTCCCAGGGGGTAACATGAACATGCCGAACGTAGGCGGCCCCCCTGCCCCCGCATTCAACACCAACGAACCCCTGAGCGACATTGTCGGCATCCAAAACCTCCCCATGACAGCCACTATGGAGGAAATCCTGGACTTCTTCTATGGCTACCCTGTCCTGAAAGACTCTGTCCACATTCACAGGTCTGACCGTGGGGATCCCACGGGTAATGCGTCAGTGGCTTTCCCCACCCCCCAGGACGCCATGATTGCAACGCGAGAGTTGAATGGCCGGCCGATGGGCGTCAAGAAGCTGCGTCTCCTCCTCATCTAG